Proteins from a genomic interval of Leptospira bandrabouensis:
- a CDS encoding C40 family peptidase translates to MIQNLILRLVFLCFLLFGSVTSIFSQNLDLLVESVYNKQESLLVRNEIRKRLGDRANDPAIKEIVKSLRVWAAFESMPPSEFAEDVERFVILKDYGFQWEDTEELIPYFITAKPNKKDIPYLGKFFKEMNLSKVSEDSVLEILRVAKSKQWSGASVLLAGRLVVLSQKKVPNSMTTIKSLELVLPKQFETLSDTKKTKFLKDWYAASPSAIDEKQWEIVAADTIQLSSKTLAKETFQSSERRTEIIWNEQGEWVTKERPKLDPNLIFLEEQMTSPLSNTASDKDKRKLVDPIGRQWIGTPYLYGGYSRRGVDCSGLTKSILTDPKIGMNEKIIPRSARDQSQIGKSVSREKQQIGNLVFFSASPNTSKITHVGMVLDNGNFIHASTSRGVVIQSLNEKWWKERYVTGRDIFTVGK, encoded by the coding sequence ATGATTCAGAATCTTATTTTACGTTTGGTTTTTCTTTGTTTTTTATTATTTGGTTCGGTAACTTCAATATTTTCGCAAAACTTGGATTTGCTGGTAGAATCAGTTTATAATAAACAAGAATCACTACTAGTCCGTAATGAAATACGTAAACGTTTGGGCGATCGTGCCAATGATCCAGCCATCAAAGAAATAGTAAAATCTCTTCGAGTTTGGGCAGCATTTGAATCGATGCCACCATCGGAGTTTGCAGAGGATGTAGAACGATTTGTGATCTTAAAAGATTACGGTTTCCAGTGGGAAGACACAGAAGAATTAATTCCTTATTTTATCACTGCAAAACCAAATAAAAAAGACATTCCTTACTTAGGGAAATTTTTTAAGGAAATGAATCTTTCGAAAGTTTCTGAAGATTCAGTTCTAGAAATCTTACGAGTTGCTAAATCCAAACAATGGAGTGGTGCCTCAGTTCTTTTAGCTGGGCGGTTAGTTGTTTTATCTCAAAAAAAAGTACCAAATTCAATGACAACTATCAAAAGTTTGGAATTGGTACTTCCCAAACAATTTGAAACTTTAAGTGATACAAAAAAAACAAAGTTTCTAAAAGACTGGTATGCGGCATCTCCAAGTGCAATTGATGAAAAACAGTGGGAGATTGTTGCAGCAGATACCATTCAATTGAGTTCTAAAACTTTAGCAAAAGAAACCTTTCAATCCTCAGAAAGACGAACAGAAATTATTTGGAATGAACAAGGGGAATGGGTCACCAAAGAACGTCCCAAACTCGATCCCAATCTTATTTTTTTAGAAGAACAAATGACGAGTCCTTTATCAAATACAGCCAGCGATAAGGATAAACGTAAGTTAGTTGATCCTATAGGTCGTCAGTGGATCGGCACTCCTTACCTATATGGTGGGTATTCGAGAAGAGGTGTCGACTGTTCTGGACTGACAAAATCAATACTCACCGATCCAAAAATTGGTATGAATGAAAAAATAATTCCTCGTTCTGCCAGAGACCAATCACAGATTGGGAAGTCTGTTTCAAGAGAGAAACAACAGATTGGTAATTTAGTATTTTTCTCTGCTTCACCAAACACGAGTAAGATTACTCATGTGGGGATGGTTTTAGACAATGGCAATTTTATTCATGCCTCCACAAGCCGGGGTGTAGTCATTCAATCCTTAAACGAAAAATGGTGGAAAGAAAGGTATGTGACGGGCAGAGATATTTTTACGGTGGGAAAATAG
- a CDS encoding patatin-like phospholipase family protein, which produces MGKKRALVLSGGGARGAYQAGVLRYLEEIHWKPDIICGTSVGAINACAIGSGMDSNRLSELWLKLNQKHIMRYSIWNMLKGLFRRRYYPLVETDPLKKFIHENLDFSKLNESKTKIIISAVNILTSELKFFENPNLRIEHILASSAIPMIFPWQMIDGEPYWDGGVMANTPILPALTHEASEIVVVLLSPVGGVQMMDVPETKDEALERLFELYLLGSYRSIEQGLEYRKAVMKGLTPIENFLLGLRTQFKNAKISVIAPKRMLGLVSILNFKKEQAELLLRHGYEDAKEFFLTKP; this is translated from the coding sequence ATGGGAAAAAAAAGAGCACTCGTTTTATCAGGGGGAGGTGCGAGAGGTGCTTACCAGGCAGGTGTTTTGCGGTATTTAGAAGAAATCCATTGGAAACCAGACATCATTTGTGGAACCTCTGTTGGTGCCATCAATGCTTGTGCCATTGGTTCGGGAATGGATTCCAATAGATTGTCTGAGTTATGGCTTAAACTCAACCAAAAACATATTATGAGGTATTCCATTTGGAATATGTTAAAAGGATTATTTCGAAGAAGATATTATCCTTTAGTGGAAACTGATCCCTTAAAAAAATTTATCCATGAGAACTTGGATTTTTCAAAGTTAAATGAATCTAAAACAAAAATCATCATATCTGCTGTGAATATTTTAACATCAGAACTTAAATTTTTTGAAAATCCCAATTTAAGAATTGAACATATTTTAGCATCCTCAGCCATACCAATGATTTTTCCTTGGCAGATGATTGATGGAGAACCTTATTGGGATGGGGGAGTGATGGCTAACACTCCGATCCTTCCTGCGCTCACTCATGAAGCTTCAGAAATTGTGGTAGTTTTACTTTCTCCTGTGGGAGGGGTTCAAATGATGGATGTTCCAGAAACCAAAGACGAGGCCTTAGAACGATTGTTTGAATTGTATCTTCTCGGTTCATACCGAAGCATAGAACAAGGTTTGGAGTATCGAAAGGCTGTGATGAAAGGCCTTACTCCCATTGAGAATTTTTTATTAGGTTTACGAACCCAGTTTAAAAATGCAAAAATTTCAGTCATTGCCCCCAAACGAATGTTAGGGCTAGTGAGTATTCTTAATTTTAAAAAAGAGCAGGCAGAATTACTACTGCGACATGGTTATGAAGATGCCAAAGAATTTTTTTTAACGAAACCCTAG